The window GTAAATATATCCAAATATCATGTTGTCGTGCGTGCAGTAGAAAAAGCGGACACATCTAAGCGCAGCATTAATTTATTTGCCCTCAATGAAGGACCTTGCATTTTTCCACATTGCTAGAGACTAGCGCCATCAGTTAttaattattgttgttatatattaattttaacggttttagaaaaaaatgtctATCGCTTGCTGTTTGGCTTGGAGATGGCGGTGACGCGCGCGCAGGCATTTTGGCCGTGGTTCAAGGTCCTGGCGACACACCGTACCCTTCTTTTGCCTCGAGCTTCAGTCATGACATACGTggatataaaatataaagaatttgTGGACTGAAActatatgttgttgttttttcatcGTGTCTCTGCTTTGATACAGGCTTTTGTATTTTCTTGGCGATGCTTTAGTAGCAGCAGATGCTATGCGTAGGTTTCACAAAGCTTCCAAATAAATGGGCTCTTATATGAGCGAAGGCCTGTTTGAGTAATGAGTCATCGTGGTGAAGAGTAAAACATCATACATAACACAgtttcatctatctatctatctatctatctatctatctatctatctgtctgtctgtctgtctgtctgtctgtctgtcatctaacGTTTtcaaatgttgttcttttaacAGTTGGTTGCCAATGGGCAGTTCAGGGTGCTGAAAGTCCCATTGGGCTTCATCAAAGCTTTAGAATGGGTAAgttcacattttatatatttatatagcctagttTTAGTTAATTTCAGACATTAATTTACTTACCTAAAACCGGAACCAGAGGTTTCAGCAAAGATGTTTGATGAAAATTGACAGTCGTCTATATCATGGTGAAATGACAGGCTACTGTCACTTTTCATATGCTGCCTCATTGTGTCTATGACATATAAATACCACTTGTATATCAATGCATATGCTGTATACTGAAGCATTCACCACCAATAGAGGTCACAATACACTTCACAGTCTGATAGAgctgaaattatttaaaatatttttgggtCTGAAGCTGTCTTCTGTATGGTCATATTTTCTCCAGCTTGGTTTGGGAGCTGGATTCGTAACAGCTGTAACTACTACTACCATTTTGCCATAAGCTGATTATTTCTgattaaacacttttatatatacaacaaatatatacatttcaGAGCcgtttatttaatataattgcaTGAAATATAGgcaaaattacttttaaataacCTGGCAgcagtaataaataacatttatgtaCAAATGATATGAAACTTAATTTTAAAGCATACAAATTCACTTACTAActcaatttattttatgttaaatagCACCAGTTTTCCTATTCTTGCTGGCCTTCTAGCTCTACCTCTGAATTTTTAGCCTCCACTTTTGAAGCATAGGGAAAAATAAAGAGGATTTTACCACAAACATCCATGCAGTTCTTATACTCGATAATTtgacatttgaacagtagtacattatattattatatagctgTTGTATACACTGCATCTTTCGGGCAAGGCCAGtgataaatgtacttttttttttcagtacatgGTGAATATAATCATATACTGTATCATATACTGTATAGCCctacacacatttaaaaaaaatgcaagctTTGTTTCACAATGCCCACAATAAAGATACGGTGTCaatttaataaacttttgtaaATCCAGCCAAGTCTGTTCACAATGAAAGCACCTAAACGGCAATATTTAGCATGTAACAACTCCAAAACGATCAGTATAGGCCTATATAGAATGTGATATATGGACACTGAAACTCCAACACAAtctacatatttttaaacataGACGCCATACCTGCACATCACGTTTTCCGCTCCTCATTTGCACAAACTTGAGTTTTTCTCAAATTTTGAATGCTCTCGAACACTCTAGATGCTTTCTACAGCCTGCTGTCAATCCCAGAAGCCACCACCCAAGCATGTTGTTTgtcttccataggaatgaatgAAAACACCCGCTCAGTGCCAGTGTAAACGCACCATAAACACACTAAACGCACCTTGACTTGGGAGAACATTACAATTGCTGGGTATTGATGCCATCTAGCTGTCACACAGTGCTCCTTCACTTTGTGCAGGGTGGAAAATGGCATCATCAAATAAGCTACTAGTAAAATGTTGAACAAGAACATTTGTATCCTGTCTGTAGGCTTACTGTCCAGGGCACTACAgtgtgtttaaatatatttgtaaaatatgttatatattaaatatatattaaatattcttgTTCAAGTaggaaatattaaatgaaatataactgtctgaattttaataattcaagataatttctttatttctttatttatgcATTACAGAACTGTTTGGAGACAAATGATTCAACAAAATCATCATTGGTGTATAACTTATTTAATAAGCTTATTTTTGATACATTTGCTGAGTTTAattgattcactgaatcatgaAAATCAGTTTAATTGGTTACCGTCTGGGATCAGTCAATTCTAGGCTTGGTAATGTGAGCTGTTTGATTTGATAAGATTTGATTTGTTTGGTCTGTCTTGCCTGATCTGTTTTCACTTGTGTGACCTGACTGActcttttttatataattattcaaTAGCTTCTCTTGCTTAGACCTTGTCTGGTCTGGTGGTTGTGTGATTTGTTACTTTGTTAAGACTTTTTTTACCCGTTTCTCTTGGCCTCATTTGACATGTTTGCTTTGCCTTTGTTTAGCAAGGTTTACAGTGGCTTCATGTGTGTCTGTTGTTTTCATCTCCTGTGGTGTTGCCTAGGTTCATAACACAGCCCAGCACAACGATATGACAGATGGCATCTCAGTGAAATTTAATAGCTTCATTCTCCATTCAGTCCCTCCACCAGCCAAAGTCTATAAGTAATCTCTATGACTCAATCTCCCAGATTCAAATCCTGAAAGGAAAAATAATGTGCTTATGTCCATGTCAGTATGCTGGTATcacacactctcagaaaaaaatggTACAAAAGCAGTCAGTGGGATGGTACCCTTTAAAAAGGTTCTAAAATGTATCatttaggtactaatatgtatACTTTTGGTAGAAAAAAATGTACCCTtgaggtactaatatgcactcTTTAGGTACCAAGATGTACCTTTTGAAAGCCTACCGCCCCAGTGACAGCATTTGTATCtattttttctgagagtgcatGGTGAAAGATGCTTTTGTTTGGTTTATTTAGTCAATATTTTAATTGCATTCATACACACCTACAGTAAacagttttcaaaaatgttatcCCTGTGTGATGTGGATGTGAGTCTTTAGATCAAAATAGAAATTCTATTTTCcattctcttttttctgttccAAACCTTGACCGTATTGGACAATACAACCTTCCAGtcatacttaaaggattagtccacttttaaatacacttttcctgataaatttactcaccaagatgttcatgtctttctttcgtcagtcgaaaagaaatgaaggtttttgaggaaaacattccaggattattctccttatagtggatgtcaatggctaccaacaggttgaaggtccaaattgcagtttcagtgcagcttcaaagggctttaaacgataccagatgaggaataagggtcttatgtagagaaacgatcggtcatttttgaaaaaaatacaaccgtatatgctttataaacaaaatatcgccttgaacgtactttccgtttCCACAGTcctcaaaacgcttacgctgaatgttctacgccttcccgattctacttacggaatgaacgtggcgccagtttcttttttttccataagtagaatagaaGAATGCAGAAACGGAAAGGATGTTCAAGGcaaaattttgtttataaagcatatacggttgtatttttttcgaaaatgactgatcgtttctctagataagacccttattcctcatctggtatcgtttaaagcccttgaagctgcactgaaactgcaatttggaccttcaacctgttggtagccattgacatgcactataaggagaaaaatcctggaatgttttccccaaaaaccttcatttcttttcgaatgaCGAAAgaatgaacatcttggatgacagaggggtgagtaaatttatcaggaaaagtgtatttaaaagtggactaatcctttaaatatgcGATACAGTAAAAGCTGTGGtttgaaacatttaattaaCCTTCCTGTAACAcaaacagtagagcatggcATTAGCAAAGCCAAGGAAAATATATGTGcactaataaaatgtatactgcaataactgaataaataaataaactaacagAATCTCCtctgaaatgtatatttttgtatatattttgtatatatttctaTGTGGGTCAATGACGAattaggtttttaaaagtgtaaaacaaacataatggatatataattcattttgaaatttgtcattttttacaagatggacaaaatttgaccaaaaaagtcatttaggttttaccaaatgacacttttggttataccgaatgatgatattttcaaacaatgctagcAGGCTGATATGTACCTAGCTAGCTAGTTagcttgctagctagctagcaaaaggacaatcaaacatttttgtatttagtacaagttttaaaaatattacaacattttccatgttttatagcggttatACCGAATtacctgatgtttcaggacatgtgtatgagcaagtgaaaacatgaatttttcaaatagttaaaagagagatAGTtactttgcaggtgtctgaatgatgtcacaacctgtcacatgatatcgagcgcatgacttgatccaaaatggtccctttatattgttgacatccgaatgacatcaatgaaattaatttttctggacattcttgctcataacaaagcaatgactttgtacacattattttaatatcattttgcactatgttgatatataatgttataaaatcatggcagaataaaaaatatatacatttattacaatttaagatattttaatcacaaatgaaatggctgtattggcctttggacgttaaaccaaatgaccttttgacacttcaaaatctttaaaacacctttatatgtagcaaaatataattaaaaccttttgtattcaataaaagagatctagttgtactaccttacatactttggatgtcatatctttgttttttattattattaaggcctttggacaaaacaAATGACccgtcatgtcattgacccaagTATTTAAtcagtcgctttggataaaagcatctgctaaatgcataaatgtaaaccTCCCTGTTTTTTCCAGGTGTTTGCCATCTTTGCATTCTCCACCTGTGGGAGTTACTCAGGCTCCTTTAGGATGAGCGTGGAGTGCAAGAACAGAACAGACAGTGACCTAAAAATAGATGTGGATTTTGAGTATCCATTCAGGTACCCCTGACTGACTTTAACACCTGTGTGGCCATACAGTAGTTCTTTATTTGAAGTTGTACTTATTCATCAATATGCATTTACTTTTTCAGAAACAGCTTATAATACAGTAAAAGCCATTTGGTGTTTTATTTGACAGGGTTTTCAAAGACCCCCTAACATGTTGATCCCTTTGCAAAGGGATCTTAAAATTTAAATGCAACTATATATCTAAGAACCATTTATAATGTGTGGAGCAATTAGTAACATTATATAGTACTATTATACAATGTATAATCCTATGTATTATCATATGTTatatattgttaatattataaagatcatttaaaattctgaaaatgttaatttattttataaatgtatttgtttgttccttccctcttctttttattattataatttatttcatttttacagtatttttctctGAACTCGTTTAAAAcccccagtgttttttttttgaagtgctGTTTGCGATCCTaaatacacactgtaaaaatttaatttgccTTTTCCTCATGGTGTGGTATAGTGACTCTAGATTAGGTTAAATGCCTTTGTcgtaaataagtaaatattttCTCAGTATCTCTGTATCTCTCCTAGGCTCCATCAAGTGTATTTCGATGCCCCCGCCTGCAAGAATGGCGAGAGTGAGCGTTTCTTCCTGGTTGGGGATTACTCATCCTCAGCAGAGTTCTTCGTCACCATAGCCGTTTTTGCATTCCTGTATTCCATGGCAGCTCTCAGCATCTATCTCTTTGCCTTTGAGAAGTACCGTGAGAACAATAAAGGACCGCTGATTGTGAGATTTCTTCCATGTTATATAAGCGCTAAGGCAGAAGTTTGTTAAAATctaagttcacccaaatattttaaatctgtcattatttaatcaGGTCATTCCAGACCTATATGCTAGAAAGtatatttttgtgtatgtgcatgtgtgtgtatatactgtatacccaaaatgaattatatctcatatTTAACCACTAgtatctacataagagccagtGGCAAATTCCAGAAGGGCTGGCTGAGATAAAGCTGTTCTTGGCTGGTACGTGAGCGCTGAACGACTcctgacggcctggagctcacatttctgaaaatgtctaaacaaattttcaaacagacactatgtttatatataaatttgagGTCTAAACAATTATATTCTCACCTAAAAACTACATTCCATGACACAATaacagtagtatttgtaaaattataatggGTTTGCTCCTCCACCATTGACACTCGCTGTGAGAAATGCTGGCAGTATAGATCCGGCAGGAAGAAGTGGAGTGAAACGGTTTCGCATAATGGCAGAATTTTGAATGCTGGGTGAACTATTCAGTTAATGTAGCAGCTCATGGTTTCATACAACCCAAACCTGTACATTTATGTATaattctatataaataaaatgatttcagGATTTTGGCGTGACGTGTGTATTCACCTTCATGTGGCTGGTGAGCTCGGCAGCATGGGCGAAGGGTTTGTCGGATGTCAAGACAGCTACAGACCCAGAGAAGGTTCTGGAACTGATCCCCGCCTGTGAACGGGAAGGCAACCGCTGCCGTGAAGTTCACGACCCTGTCATGTCCGGTCTTAACACTTCTGTGGTGAGTCAATTCTACTCAgctctctgaaaaaaaaaaaaaaaaaaaaaaacatttttatgcagtTTACCTTCAAATttaaattctctcatcatttactcaccctcatgccatcttttgtaatgtctttcttcagacaaaaaattttttaggaaaataataatataatgaatgGCATTGAATGGCTACCACTCAGTTGAAGCTTGAAAAAACACACAGCGATTGTGACGGTAATCTATACCACAgtggatgaatcaatgttttatgaagcaaaattttaactttttttttaacaataaatcaTTGCTTGAAGTATGCGCATTGTGAAGTTTGCATGAGAAGTAACGTGAACGTGAACTTCAAAatgtgcttaaaggtgccctagaattcaatattgaatttatcttggcatagttgaataacaagagttcagtacatggaaaagacatacagtgagtttcaaactccattgtttcctccttcttatataaatctcatttgtttaaaagacctccgaagaacaggcgaatctcaacataacactgactgttacgtaacagtcggga of the Megalobrama amblycephala isolate DHTTF-2021 linkage group LG12, ASM1881202v1, whole genome shotgun sequence genome contains:
- the sypa gene encoding synaptophysin a, whose protein sequence is MDVVNQLVANGQFRVLKVPLGFIKALEWVFAIFAFSTCGSYSGSFRMSVECKNRTDSDLKIDVDFEYPFRLHQVYFDAPACKNGESERFFLVGDYSSSAEFFVTIAVFAFLYSMAALSIYLFAFEKYRENNKGPLIDFGVTCVFTFMWLVSSAAWAKGLSDVKTATDPEKVLELIPACEREGNRCREVHDPVMSGLNTSVVFGFLNLILWTGNLWFVFKETGIVAPFMRQQPAQEKQPAPDSYGQGGYGQPDPYAASQGGYQPDYSQQGYNQGGDYGQGGYEQQGAPTSFSNQM